The Euphorbia lathyris chromosome 8, ddEupLath1.1, whole genome shotgun sequence genome has a window encoding:
- the LOC136202079 gene encoding UPF0329 protein ECU05_1680/ECU11_0050-like: MLIEKENEVVSEADHGEKSEKKKKERKRRREEGESEEKVLVEDGIVNEAKEPKKPKKKKKKKKATKTVEKVNVEAEEVTHEPEHFTQSLTNEDAATK; this comes from the exons ATGTTAATTGAGAAGGAAAATGAAGTGGTGAGTGAGGCTGATCATGGGGAAAAGagtgaaaaaaagaagaaggaaagaaagagaagGAGAGAGGAGGGAGAGAGTGAAGAAAAGGTCTTGGTAGAGGATGGCATAGTGAATGAGGCAAAAGAGCCGAAGAAaccaaagaagaaaaagaagaaaaagaaggcaaCAAAAACTGTGGAGAAGGTAAATGTAGAAGCAGAAGAGGTTACTCATGAACCAGAGCATTTCACTCAAAG TCTCACAAATGAGGATGCTGCCACAAAGTAG